The proteins below are encoded in one region of Helianthus annuus cultivar XRQ/B chromosome 2, HanXRQr2.0-SUNRISE, whole genome shotgun sequence:
- the LOC118484803 gene encoding secreted RxLR effector protein 161-like: MTPETQLTKTEEGDLVDATHYRSLIGSLRYLLHTRPDLCYPVSLLSRFMQEPKEQHLKAVKQILRYIKGTKEHGIIYKKQGGCKITGYSDSSFGVNTDKGKGTTSLVFYFGESPITWCTQKQQTVALSSCESEFMAATAAACQALWLKRLLSEITGWKEEKITLRVDNVSAIALMRNPAFHGRSKHIDTRYHFIRECVENEDITVEHISGELQRADILTKALARIKFATMRELLGIQDLKQLKDVRD, from the coding sequence ATGACTCCAGAAACACAATTAACGAAGACTGAAGAAGGAGATCTAGTAGATGCAACACATTACAGAAGTTTGATAGGTTCTCTCAGGTATTTATTACATACAAGGCCAGATCTATGTTACCCAGTCAGTCTGCTTAGTAGATTCATGCAAGAACCAAAGGAGCAACACTTGAAAGCAGTGAAGCAAATACTACGTTATATCAAGGGAACTAAAGAGCATGGAATCATCTACAAGAAGCAAGGAGGATGTAAGATCACAGGATATAGTGATAGCAGTTTTGGAGTTAatacagacaaaggaaaaggaacaacTAGTCTGGTATTCTACTTTGGAGAATCACCTATAACCTGGTGTACACAGAAGCAACAGACAGTGGCATTGTCATCGTGTGAATCAGAATTCATGGCAGCCACTGCAGCAGCATGCCAAGCACTATGGCTTAAAAGATTGTTAAGTGAAATTACAGGCTGGAAGGAAGAGAAGATAACACTCAGAGTGGATAATGTTTCTGCAATAGCACTCATGAGAAACCCAGCCTTTCATGGAAGAAGCAAGCACATTGATACACGCTATCATTTCATAAGAGAATGCGTGGAGAACGAAGATATCACTGTGGAACACATAAGTGGAGAACTACAACGGGCAGATATACTAACAAAGGCACTAGCAAGGATCAAGTTTGCTACAATGAGGGAACTGCTCGGGATTCAGGATTTGAAGCAACTTAAGGATGTTCGAGATTAG